A single genomic interval of Prunus dulcis chromosome 5, ALMONDv2, whole genome shotgun sequence harbors:
- the LOC117627926 gene encoding uncharacterized protein LOC117627926, which translates to MGSIKSIMTQQKPVLLKDYLMDDLSSCSSNGFKSFPRRHCCTTNVRFLLDMDLKSSCQPSIRKINQQTPKLNRSRSRASAACDAVINAVKSLPFHSVKHPSPSLRKGVLLLPRSLSRRLRRKSFWRKQSKEEKQAEKKDNGRLRLFREFLQEKSAPSDQTTAITAITGSRLSTSTRSSESKTDSRSNSNCNSWGGSEFTLGSESSSGNDVVLGERTSSVKNKVSERVGEDSVSVERPTTTTTCSPQNAKEWLNIKEEKEQFSPVSVLDCPFEDEDDQTSSPFSCSLASMQGTQQKLMQKIRRFEGLAQLEPVDLEKRMDEIMSDSEVEDEAPTSPSVGANHNHGAQIVNSTQEKAGELVQLIKTSSAPSNKLVTLKVEKLVLDLCTDRMVENSDENVVMKEVMKVAEDWINGQSQELLGWEVENCRKVYVNDMDKYCGNWRELEEEKQEVGLELEVEVWNSLMKELLLDILI; encoded by the exons ATGGGTTCCATAAAATCCATTATGACCCAGCAAAAGCCGGTGCTTCTGAAAGACTATCTAATGGACGATCTCAGCTCCTGCTCATCCAACGGATTCAAATCCTTCCCCCGCCGCCACTGCTGCACAACCAACGTCCGGTTCCTCCTCGACATGGACCTCAAATCCTCATGTCAGCCGTCCATTCGCAAGATTAATCAGCAAACTCCTAAACTCAACAGAAGCCGTTCCAGAGCCTCCGCCGCTTGCGACGCCGTCATTAACGCCGTTAAAAGCCTGCCGTTTCACTCCGTCAAGCACCCTTCCCCGTCCTTGAGAAAAGGAGTGCTGCTTCTCCCGCGAAGCCTCTCGCGGCGGCTGCGGAGAAAGAGCTTCTGGAGAAAACAGAGcaaggaagaaaaacaagcGGAGAAGAAGGACAACGGACGGTTGAGATTGTTCCGTGAATTTCTCCAGGAAAAATCTGCACCTTCCGATCAAACCACAGCAATAACCGCGATCACAGGCTCTAGACTCTCTACCAGTACCAGAAGCAGTGAGAGTAAAACCGACAGCCGCAGTAACAGTAACTGTAACAGTTGGGGCGGGAGTGAATTTACCTTAGGCTCCGAGAGTTCGAGTGGAAACGACGTCGTGCTGGGTGAAAGGACGAGTTCAGTTAAAAACAAAGTCAGTGAGAGAGTTGGCGAGGATTCTGTTTCCGTCGAAAGAccaacaaccaccaccacctgcTCACCTCAAAACGCAAAG GAGTGGCTAAATATTAAAGAGGAGAAGGAACAGTTTAGTCCAGTGTCCGTACTGGATTGtccatttgaagacgaagatGATCAGACTAGCTCACCATTCAGTTGTAGCCTTGCCAGCATGCAAG GTACCCAACAAAAACTTATGCAAAAGATCAGACGGTTTGAAGGCTTAGCTCAATTGGAACCAGTGGACTTAGAGAAGCGAATGGATGAAATAATGTCAGACTCAGAGGTAGAAGACGAAGCACCCACGTCACCCTCGGTGGGTGCAAACCATAACCATGGAGCCCAAATTGTTAACAGCACCCAAGAAAAAGCAGGAGAGCTGGTGCAGCTGATCAAAACAAGTAGTGCCCCATCAAACAAATTGGTAACTTTGAAGGTAGAGAAGTTGGTGCTGGATTTGTGCACGGATCGAATGGTCGAAAACAGCGACGAAAATGTGGTGATGAAAGAGGTGATGAAGGTGGCAGAGGATTGGATCAATGGGCAGTCACAGGAGTTGTTGGGATGGGAGGTGGAAAATTGTAGGAAAGTTTACGTGAATGATATGGACAAGTACTGTGGGAATTGGAGGGAGTTGGAGGAAGAGAAACAAGAGGTGGGTTTGGAGTTGGAAGTTGAGGTTTGGAATTCTTTGATGAAAGAGTTGTTACTTGATATCTTAATCTAG
- the LOC117627836 gene encoding dehydration-responsive element-binding protein 1A-like — protein MVMDMIFAQVSDSAQQPRSSSSSDASVTTQRTSDVILASSSPKKRAGRRVFKETRHPVYRGVRRRDNNKWVCELRQPNKKKSGIWLGTYPTAEMAARAHDVAALAFKGKLACLNFADSGWRLPVAASMDSMDIQRAAAEAAEGFRPVEFGGVSSGSSDEKERLVVVEEKKKKQAIVDMGKSCSRLNLFNLDEEEMFDMPRLIDNMAEGLLLSPPQCLAGYLNWDDMETEADPKLWSFSI, from the coding sequence ATGGTCATGGACATGATCTTCGCTCAGGTTTCTGACTCGGCCCAGCAGCCCAGGTCGAGTTCGTCATCCGACGCAAGCGTGACCACCCAACGCACTTCGGACGTCATACTGGCGTCGAGCAGTCCGAAGAAGCGCGCGGGAAGGAGGGTTTTCAAAGAGACGAGGCACCCGGTTTATAGGGGTGTGAGGAGGAGAGACAACAACAAGTGGGTGTGTGAGTTGAGACAGCCCAACAAGAAGAAGTCCGGGATTTGGCTCGGGACCTATCCTACGGCTGAGATGGCTGCTCGTGCCCATGACGTGGCGGCATTGGCTTTTAAAGGGAAGCTTGCCTGCCTCAACTTTGCTGACTCGGGTTGGCGGCTGCCGGTGGCGGCATCCATGGATTCCATGGACATCCAGAGGGCAGCTGCGGAGGCCGCCGAAGGGTTCAGGCCAGTGGAGTTTGGTGGAGTTTCCAGCGGCAGCAGTGATGAGAAGGAGAGACTGGTTGTGgtggaagagaagaagaagaagcaggcTATTGTGGATATGGGAAAAAGCTGCAGCAGATTAAACTTGTTTAATTTGGATGAGGAGGAAATGTTTGATATGCCAAGGTTGATTGACAACATGGCTGAAgggcttcttctttctccacCCCAATGCTTAGCTGGCTATTTGAATTGGGATGACATGGAAACCGAAGCTGATCCCAAGTTGTGGAGTTTCTCTATCTGA
- the LOC117627456 gene encoding dehydration-responsive element-binding protein 1E-like — protein MAMFSAQLSDSPDQPESSSFSDASVTTLPASSSDENVILASSRPKKRAGRRVFKETRHPVYRGVRRRNNNKWVCELREPNKKKSRIWLGTYPTAEMAARAHDVAALAFRGKLACINFADSAWRLPLPASMDTMDIRRAAAEAAEGFRPAEFGGLSSCSSDEKEKNFSVDMEKSSSLCLFYFDEEEMFDMPRLIDNMAQGLLLSPPQCSAGYLNWDDMETEADAKLWSFSI, from the coding sequence ATGGCCATGTTCTCCGCTCAGCTTTCTGACTCCCCCGACCAGCCCGAGTCGAGTTCTTTCTCCGACGCCAGCGTCACCACCCTGCCGGCTTCTTCCTCCGACGAAAACGTCATATTGGCGTCGAGCCGGCCGAAGAAGCGCGCTGGGAGGAGGGTTTTCAAGGAGACGAGGCACCCGGTTTACAGGGGCGTGAGGAGAAGGAACAACAACAAGTGGGTATGTGAGTTGAGAGAACCCAACAAGAAGAAGTCAAGGATTTGGCTTGGAACGTATCCGACGGCTGAGATGGCTGCTCGTGCCCATGACGTGGCGGCATTGGCGTTCAGAGGGAAGCTTGCCTGCATAAACTTTGCTGACTCCGCATGGCGCCTGCCCTTGCCGGCTTCCATGGACACCATGGATATCCGAAGGGCAGCCGCTGAGGCCGCCGAAGGGTTCAGGCCAGCGGAGTTCGGTGGATTATCCAGCTGCAGCAGTgatgagaaggagaagaatttTAGCGTGGATATGGAAAAAAGCAGCAGCTTGtgcttgttttattttgatgaGGAGGAAATGTTTGATATGCCAAGGTTGATTGACAACATGGCTCAAgggcttcttctttctccacCTCAATGCTCAGCTGGCTACTTGAATTGGGATGACATGGAAACTGAAGCTGATGCCAAATTATGGAGTTTCTCTATCTGA
- the LOC117627721 gene encoding dehydration-responsive element-binding protein 1E-like, giving the protein MDLSQLSDPVDQPESSSFSDASVTTQGPSWSDGEVILASSRPKKRAGRRVFKETRHPVYRGVRRRNNDKWVCEMREPNKKKSRIWLGTYPTAEMAARAHDVAALAFRGKLACLNFADSALRLPVPASMDPMDIRRAAAEAAEGFRPAEFGGLCNGSSDEKERMVVQVEEEDKKGSVNLERSRSLSLSWWDEEEAFDMPRLLHDMAEGLLLSPPQPLGSDMNLDDMGTDADIKLWSFSI; this is encoded by the coding sequence ATGGACTTGTCTCAACTTTCCGACCCGGTCGACCAGCCCGAGTCTAGTTCTTTTTCCGACGCCAGCGTCACGACTCAGGGACCTTCTTGGTCCGACGGGGAAGTCATATTGGCTTCAAGCCGGCCGAAGAAGCGAGCCGGGAGGAGGGTTTTCAAGGAGACGAGGCACCCGGTTTATCGGGGTGTGAGGAGAAGGAACAATGACAAGTGGGTTTGTGAAATGAGAGAGCCCAACAAGAAGAAGTCCAGGATATGGCTCGGGACTTATCCGACGGCGGAGATGGCTGCTCGTGCCCATGACGTGGCCGCATTGGCGTTTAGAGGGAAGCTTGCCTGCCTCAACTTTGCTGACTCCGCGTTGAGGCTGCCAGTGCCGGCTTCCATGGATCCCATGGATATTAGAAGGGCGGCCGCGGAGGCAGCCGAGGGGTTTAGGCCGGCGGAGTTTGGTGGACTGTGCAACGGCAGCAGTGATGAGAAGGAGAGAATGGTGGTGCAGGTGGAAGAGGAGGACAAGAAGGGTAGTGTGAACTTGGAAAGAAGCAGAAGCTTGAGCTTGTCCTGGTGGGATGAGGAGGAAGCGTTTGACATGCCCAGGTTGCTTCATGACATGGCTGAAgggcttcttctttctccacCGCAACCCTTAGGCAGCGACATGAATTTGGATGACATGGGTACCGATGCTGATATCAAATTGTGGAGTTTCTCCATTTAA
- the LOC117627644 gene encoding dehydration-responsive element-binding protein 1F-like, translating into MDMFFSQLSESVDQPESSSLSDARVTTLGASCSDGDVILASRRPKKRAGRRIFKETRHPVYRGVRRRNNDKWVCEMREPKTKKSRIWLGTYPTAEMAARAHDVAALAFRGKLACINFADSAWRLPLPASMDTMDIRRAAAEAAEGFRPAEFGGVCNGSRDEKERMVVQVEEKNKKGSVNLERSRSFSLPYWDEEEVFDMPRLLHDMAEGLLLSPSQCLGGYMNLDDMGTDADVKLWSFSI; encoded by the coding sequence ATGGACATGTTCTTCTCCCAACTTTCCGAATCGGTCGACCAGCCAGAGTCGAGTTCCTTGTCCGACGCCAGGGTCACCACTCTGGGGGCTTCTTGTTCCGACGGGGACGTCATATTGGCTTCGAGACGGCCAAAGAAGCGAGCCGGGAGGAGGATTTTCAAGGAGACGAGGCACCCTGTTTATAGGGGTGTGAGGAGGAGGAACAATGACAAGTGGGTGTGTGAAATGAGAGAGCCCAAGACGAAGAAGTCCAGGATATGGCTCGGGACTTATCCGACGGCGGAGATGGCTGCTCGTGCCCATGACGTGGCCGCATTGGCGTTTAGAGGGAAGCTTGCCTGCATCAATTTTGCTGACTCCGCGTGGAGGCTGCCCTTGCCGGCTTCCATGGATACCATGGATATTCGGAGAGCGGCCGCGGAGGCAGCTGAGGGGTTTAGGCCGGCGGAGTTTGGTGGAGTGTGCAACGGCAGCAGGGATGAGAAGGAGAGAATGGTGGTGCAGGTGGaagagaagaacaagaagggTAGTGTGAACTTGGAAAGAAGCAGAAGCTTTAGCTTGCCCTATTGGGATGAGGAGGAAGTGTTTGACATGCCCAGGTTGCTTCATGACATGGCTGAAgggcttcttctttctccatCGCAATGCTTAGGTGGCTACATGAATTTGGATGACATGGGAACCGATGCTGATGTCAAATTGTGGAGTTTCTCCATTTAA
- the LOC117627640 gene encoding dehydration-responsive element-binding protein 1B-like, translated as MNLIYSQVSDLASLENPDTSSFSDSRVTARRASLSVEEVILASSCPKRRAGRRVFKETRHPVYRGVRRRKNDKWVCELRDPNKKKARIWLGTYPKAEMAARAHDVAALAFKGKLACLNFADSSWRLPVPASSDAAEIRRVATEAAEAFRQAEDGGVDEKESKAVVNEEKGCVEMEGSSNLFYLDEEEIFEMPRLLDDMAEGLMLCPPQCLDGYMDWNDVETDDDLKLWSFSI; from the coding sequence ATGAATTTGATCTACAGCCAGGTCTCTGATTTGGCTTCTCTGGAAAACCCGGATACGTCGTCGTTTTCCGACTCCAGGGTCACGGCCCGGCGAGCTTCTCTTTCAGTTGAGGAGGTTATACTGGCGTCCAGCTGCCCGAAAAGGCGGGCGGGGAGGAGGGTTTTCAAGGAGACCAGGCACCCGGTTTATAGGGGTGTGAGGAGGAGGAAAAACGACAAGTGGGTGTGTGAGCTGAGAGACcccaacaaaaagaaggcCAGGATATGGCTCGGGACTTATCCGAAGGCTGAGATGGCCGCACGTGCCCATGATGTCGCTGCATTGGCGTTTAAGGGGAAGCTTGCCTGCCTCAACTTTGCTGACTCGTCTTGGCGGCTGCCCGTGCCGGCCTCCAGCGATGCCGCGGAGATTAGGAGGGTGGCCACCGAGGCGGCTGAAGCGTTTAGGCAGGCGGAGGATGGTGGTGTTGATGAGAAGGAGAGTAAGGCGGTGGTGAATGAGGAGAAGGGTTGTGTAGAAATGGAGGGAAGCAGCAACTTGTTTTATTTGGACGAGgaggaaatatttgagatgCCAAGGTTGCTTGATGACATGGCTGAAGGGCTTATGCTTTGTCCACCTCAATGCTTAGATGGCTACATGGATTGGAATGACGTGGAAACTGATGATGATTTGAAACTGTGGAGTTTCTCTATTTGA